Proteins encoded together in one Rhizobium sp. 11515TR window:
- a CDS encoding ABC transporter substrate-binding protein: MAQAADKPLAGITLNLASMNDQFSAVLAQIAPEFKEATGAEIKVDIMDYGSLLTKTTADFVAHTAGYDLITMDIVWAGQFAANGYTIDLNDLMKRDAKELDAADIYPKLTEALGNYKGKQVAYPFAGYANVLAYRKDLFDAAGLKAPETMEDLVAAAYKLTDPAKKQYGFVANGQKGPAVAQDWMQYNAEMGGAILDKDGKPALNSEANIKSLTVYRDLFKKAAPPGAADYDWGGREESFRQGIAATMQTWSVGAPGYYDPKTSKVVGKVDVALAPRGKGLPKIYGIGGWGLAINADAKDKQKEAAWTFIKWVTSPKIQKEMNMLGAGSYIRKSTVTDKELNAKYPFLPVLNEVFENGDGDYRPRIPEYPEIQDILGTAVNSVLVGTVEPKAALDAAQEAAAKLF, translated from the coding sequence ATGGCGCAGGCCGCCGACAAGCCGCTGGCCGGCATCACTCTCAATTTGGCATCCATGAACGACCAATTTTCGGCCGTGCTGGCGCAGATCGCGCCCGAGTTCAAGGAAGCGACCGGCGCAGAGATCAAGGTCGACATCATGGATTATGGCTCTCTGCTGACGAAGACGACCGCCGATTTCGTCGCCCACACCGCCGGTTATGACCTGATCACCATGGACATCGTCTGGGCAGGGCAGTTCGCCGCCAACGGCTATACGATCGATCTCAACGACTTGATGAAGCGCGATGCCAAAGAGCTCGATGCCGCCGACATTTATCCCAAGCTCACGGAAGCGCTCGGCAACTACAAGGGCAAGCAGGTCGCCTATCCCTTTGCCGGCTACGCCAACGTTCTCGCCTATCGCAAGGATCTCTTCGATGCCGCCGGCCTGAAGGCTCCGGAAACGATGGAAGATCTGGTTGCCGCCGCCTACAAGCTGACCGACCCGGCCAAGAAGCAATACGGCTTTGTCGCCAACGGCCAGAAAGGTCCGGCGGTCGCTCAGGACTGGATGCAATATAACGCCGAAATGGGCGGCGCAATCCTCGACAAGGACGGCAAGCCAGCGCTCAATTCCGAAGCCAATATCAAGAGCCTGACTGTTTATCGCGATCTCTTCAAGAAGGCAGCCCCTCCCGGTGCCGCCGACTATGATTGGGGTGGCCGCGAGGAAAGCTTCCGGCAGGGGATTGCCGCCACGATGCAGACTTGGTCTGTCGGCGCCCCCGGCTATTACGATCCGAAGACGTCGAAGGTGGTCGGCAAGGTCGATGTCGCGCTCGCCCCACGCGGCAAGGGTTTACCGAAGATCTACGGAATCGGCGGCTGGGGCCTGGCCATCAATGCCGATGCGAAGGACAAGCAGAAAGAAGCCGCCTGGACCTTCATCAAGTGGGTCACAAGCCCAAAGATCCAGAAGGAGATGAACATGCTCGGCGCGGGCAGCTATATCCGCAAGAGCACGGTTACGGACAAGGAGCTGAACGCCAAGTATCCGTTCCTGCCTGTCCTCAACGAAGTCTTCGAGAACGGCGACGGCGACTATCGCCCGCGCATTCCGGAATATCCGGAAATCCAGGATATCCTGGGCACGGCAGTCAACTCCGTCCTCGTTGGTACGGTCGAGCCCAAGGCCGCGCTTGACGCGGCGCAGGAAGCCGCCGCCAAGCTGTTCTAA
- a CDS encoding carbohydrate ABC transporter permease: MNLTRSVESKAATGFSPVPFATRRKFFLLAMALPAVAYVIALGVFPLVKGMWYSLYEYNLLKPARTHFVGIDNYINLLADADFRGAIANTVIFTVFSVAIELVFGFVIALALWRDDRFNRVCLTLILVPVTITPLVVGLIFKGLLLADYGMVGYYLAQWGITDPRGLFATPSTALATLIFIDIWEWTPLVALILLAGLKALPGDLLEAAAVDGATAWRTFRSITLPLMLPAVMLALTLRTIDAFRVFDSVFVTTGGGPGNSTNTLMVYAVKEGLSFFNIGKASAISNIALLCVAIIAICFILMIRHFDKKANGR, from the coding sequence ATGAACCTGACCCGCTCCGTTGAAAGCAAGGCGGCCACGGGCTTCTCCCCCGTCCCTTTTGCCACGCGGCGAAAATTCTTCCTGCTTGCCATGGCGCTTCCCGCCGTCGCCTACGTGATCGCGCTCGGCGTCTTCCCGCTCGTGAAGGGCATGTGGTACAGCCTCTACGAATACAACCTCCTGAAACCGGCGCGGACGCATTTCGTCGGCATCGACAATTACATCAACCTGCTGGCAGACGCCGATTTTCGCGGCGCCATCGCCAATACGGTGATCTTCACCGTCTTTTCCGTCGCCATCGAGCTCGTCTTCGGCTTTGTCATCGCGCTGGCACTCTGGCGCGACGACCGGTTCAATCGCGTCTGCCTGACATTGATCCTTGTTCCCGTCACCATCACGCCGCTGGTCGTCGGCCTCATCTTCAAGGGCTTGCTGCTCGCCGACTACGGCATGGTCGGCTATTATCTTGCCCAATGGGGCATCACCGATCCGCGCGGCCTCTTCGCCACACCATCGACTGCGCTGGCCACGCTCATCTTCATCGACATCTGGGAATGGACGCCGCTCGTCGCGCTCATTCTGCTGGCCGGCCTGAAGGCGCTGCCCGGCGATCTTCTGGAAGCCGCCGCCGTCGACGGAGCAACCGCCTGGCGCACTTTCCGCTCCATCACCTTGCCGCTCATGCTCCCGGCCGTCATGCTGGCGCTGACGCTGCGCACCATCGACGCCTTTCGCGTCTTTGACAGCGTGTTCGTGACAACCGGTGGCGGACCGGGCAATTCCACCAACACGCTCATGGTCTATGCGGTGAAGGAGGGCCTGAGCTTCTTCAATATCGGCAAGGCATCGGCGATTTCCAATATCGCGCTTCTCTGTGTGGCGATCATCGCCATCTGCTTCATCCTCATGATCCGCCATTTCGACAAGAAGGCCAACGGCCGATGA